From the Bacteroidota bacterium genome, one window contains:
- a CDS encoding methylated-DNA--[protein]-cysteine S-methyltransferase — MQNQPSPVIKTCIEELHAFFEGSLTQFSVPVAQEGTIFQQRVWAELLKIPFGETISYLELSRRIGDEKAIRAVGTTNGKNQIAIIVPCHRVIGSNGTLTGYAGGLWRKQWLLEHEMKIKHGVRMLF; from the coding sequence ATCCAGAATCAGCCGTCTCCTGTCATCAAAACCTGTATCGAAGAATTGCATGCATTTTTCGAAGGGAGCCTAACTCAATTCAGTGTTCCGGTTGCACAGGAGGGAACAATCTTTCAGCAAAGAGTTTGGGCCGAGCTTTTAAAAATTCCTTTTGGAGAAACGATCAGCTATCTTGAACTCAGCCGACGGATAGGCGATGAAAAAGCAATCCGCGCTGTGGGTACAACGAATGGCAAAAACCAGATCGCGATTATTGTTCCATGTCATCGGGTAATCGGGTCGAATGGTACTTTAACAGGTTATGCAGGTGGACTTTGGAGAAAGCAATGGTTGCTGGAGCATGAAATGAAAATTAAACATGGGGTGAGGATGTTGTTTTGA
- a CDS encoding T9SS type A sorting domain-containing protein has translation MVYPNPVKETATLSFVLDHRSTVDIQVLDLLGNCVWKQHQENAANGKQNIRLNTAEWPAGTYCVRVSCSDGTQLRKFIKVD, from the coding sequence ATGGTGTATCCGAATCCTGTAAAGGAAACCGCGACACTAAGCTTTGTACTGGATCACCGATCCACAGTCGACATCCAGGTTCTTGACCTCCTCGGTAATTGTGTCTGGAAACAACATCAGGAGAATGCCGCTAATGGAAAACAAAATATCCGTCTGAACACCGCAGAATGGCCGGCCGGTACCTATTGCGTGCGTGTTTCCTGCAGCGATGGAACACAACTCAGAAAATTTATTAAAGTTGATTAA
- a CDS encoding exo-alpha-sialidase — MLKAQGGFDPCGPNGPGCSSGPAVAVFSPYCNDTVSMSQPASFLFGAMDAMNLIDTTYNSAVTVNVVSGPGSVTGNLNGAFNKGILQMNGINVSVRGTYTFDVSSGSLASFNCSRTFDTIPPTGNGFCFGAGPSVNVKFTNVPGGMNQNAPFNVEVQVLNAQMCMDSTFNGQVDIAKLDGPGNLSGTTTANAINGLVYFNGVQFDQPGDYHLLATSSGLASDTSMMIHINSGGGSNQNCPPTSTEGTRENMGLYGGSSLDLTWNYSNKRLFAAISSPASLFYSDDSCKIWHRAFPDDSLEYGCGRGWGGRAVRVLTNTNNWVAVQTSQEAGTLNALVISFDGGNTWQTALDSYMMSQMGYQSQNVSGMSLTDYYMYCLMGKYIVRVNSASAINPSTDLIDITTAIAGISSNSQVKAIAAGNTSTGYPFYCIVDTTGQFGSNPGLLYKCDGSTFTPVTLPGGVSGFSMIFTHPGQVTADTLIALAPAMGGTQMYRSLDGGTSWTLLTGPGGNFPLSDVDYSPNWVSSMPQSNGMVMIIPGSAISTDMGDTWQTFQLQNNGGALHPDNDQVMVGTMGRGVVVSTNGVTGPFDIAPNYGLEAVQIKKIARTASKGTFYIATRAGLAYTTAYLDDAVAGYDKWNTPYGSFPISYVGDDAGVSAVAIDPNDSLHVIAGYSNGFSVTTTGVSGFSNVNPSGYNVANDDPAVHDLLFVSSSIVLATTGGDNSSHSGKGNIWRSTDGGASWTNVSPVGFSNGQSLGKGSVNGNNVIYCGTGLSGSMADPGTLWKSTDDGATWTQINFGPTATNNPGITNLPIYDLAVDPRGTDTLYLACGSNTDYAFVKSTDGGASYANINASGEGAFTSVCINQTYPDSVYTAIRRDILVYNALTDSAMYIYRGLPGELVPDLAFGSVLAGTSMGFFRVEPTALSTGVQNETPKSQKRRQADGVSESCKGNRDTKLCTGSPIHSRHPGS, encoded by the coding sequence ATGCTGAAGGCCCAAGGCGGTTTTGACCCATGCGGTCCAAACGGTCCCGGTTGTTCCTCCGGTCCTGCAGTAGCAGTATTTTCTCCATACTGCAATGATACCGTATCAATGAGTCAGCCTGCTTCCTTTCTCTTTGGAGCAATGGATGCAATGAATCTGATTGATACCACTTACAACTCAGCCGTTACGGTGAATGTTGTATCCGGACCGGGATCTGTAACAGGGAATCTCAATGGAGCATTCAATAAAGGAATTCTCCAGATGAACGGAATCAATGTTTCTGTTCGTGGAACCTATACGTTTGACGTTAGTAGTGGAAGTTTGGCTTCCTTTAATTGTAGCCGGACATTTGATACAATTCCTCCTACAGGAAATGGATTTTGTTTCGGAGCCGGACCTTCGGTTAATGTAAAATTCACCAATGTCCCCGGTGGAATGAATCAAAACGCGCCATTCAATGTGGAAGTTCAGGTCTTGAATGCACAGATGTGTATGGACTCTACATTTAACGGACAGGTAGATATCGCAAAACTGGATGGTCCGGGTAATTTGTCCGGAACAACAACCGCGAACGCGATCAACGGTCTTGTATATTTTAATGGTGTACAGTTTGATCAGCCTGGTGATTATCATCTGCTGGCAACTTCATCCGGATTGGCAAGCGATACTTCAATGATGATCCACATTAATTCCGGTGGCGGAAGTAATCAGAATTGTCCTCCTACAAGTACTGAAGGTACTCGTGAAAATATGGGACTCTATGGCGGATCAAGTCTTGACCTTACCTGGAACTATTCAAACAAACGTCTCTTCGCGGCTATTTCTTCGCCTGCGTCATTATTTTATTCTGATGACTCCTGCAAAATCTGGCATCGTGCCTTCCCGGATGATTCACTGGAATATGGTTGTGGCAGAGGATGGGGCGGTCGTGCCGTACGCGTCCTGACCAACACAAACAACTGGGTAGCGGTTCAGACATCGCAGGAAGCAGGAACATTGAACGCGTTGGTAATAAGTTTTGATGGTGGTAACACATGGCAAACAGCTTTGGATAGTTACATGATGAGTCAGATGGGTTACCAGAGTCAGAATGTTTCCGGAATGTCGCTCACAGATTATTATATGTATTGCCTGATGGGAAAATATATTGTTCGCGTGAACAGCGCGTCAGCCATCAACCCTTCAACAGATTTGATTGATATAACAACTGCTATCGCCGGCATCAGTTCAAATTCACAGGTGAAAGCGATTGCAGCAGGAAACACTTCAACCGGTTATCCATTTTATTGTATCGTGGATACAACCGGACAATTTGGTTCTAATCCAGGTCTGCTCTATAAATGCGATGGATCAACTTTCACTCCGGTAACTCTTCCCGGTGGTGTGAGTGGATTTTCAATGATCTTTACTCATCCCGGTCAGGTGACTGCGGATACATTGATAGCACTTGCACCGGCAATGGGTGGTACTCAAATGTATCGTTCCCTCGATGGTGGAACATCCTGGACCTTGCTTACCGGTCCCGGTGGAAACTTCCCGCTGAGCGATGTGGACTATAGTCCGAATTGGGTATCGTCAATGCCACAATCAAACGGTATGGTGATGATCATTCCGGGAAGCGCGATCTCTACAGACATGGGAGACACATGGCAAACTTTCCAGTTGCAAAACAACGGTGGTGCTTTGCATCCTGACAACGACCAGGTAATGGTTGGTACAATGGGTCGTGGAGTAGTGGTGAGTACAAATGGTGTTACCGGTCCATTCGACATCGCTCCGAATTATGGTTTGGAAGCTGTACAAATTAAAAAGATCGCGCGTACCGCAAGTAAAGGAACATTCTATATCGCTACACGCGCAGGACTTGCATATACAACCGCTTATCTCGATGATGCGGTTGCAGGATATGATAAATGGAATACACCTTACGGTTCATTCCCGATTTCATATGTCGGTGACGATGCAGGTGTTTCCGCTGTCGCGATTGATCCGAATGATAGTCTGCATGTCATCGCGGGATATTCAAACGGATTCTCTGTGACAACTACCGGTGTTTCCGGATTCTCAAATGTAAATCCCTCCGGTTACAATGTAGCCAACGATGACCCTGCGGTGCATGATCTGTTGTTTGTTTCTTCATCCATTGTACTTGCTACAACAGGTGGCGACAACAGCAGTCATAGCGGAAAAGGAAATATCTGGCGTTCTACAGATGGTGGAGCAAGCTGGACAAATGTGAGTCCTGTTGGATTCAGCAACGGACAATCACTTGGCAAAGGAAGTGTCAATGGAAATAACGTGATCTATTGTGGTACAGGTTTGTCAGGCAGCATGGCTGATCCCGGAACATTGTGGAAATCGACAGACGATGGTGCAACCTGGACACAAATCAATTTTGGTCCGACAGCGACAAACAATCCGGGCATCACAAATCTTCCGATCTATGATCTTGCCGTTGACCCTCGTGGAACAGATACACTCTATCTTGCCTGCGGTTCGAATACAGATTATGCATTCGTAAAATCTACCGATGGAGGAGCAAGCTATGCTAACATCAATGCAAGCGGAGAAGGTGCATTCACATCAGTGTGTATCAACCAAACGTATCCTGACAGTGTTTATACAGCTATCCGCAGGGATATCCTTGTGTACAATGCGCTGACAGATTCAGCTATGTATATCTATCGTGGTTTACCGGGTGAATTGGTTCCGGATCTTGCATTCGGTTCTGTCTTGGCCGGAACATCCATGGGATTCTTCCGTGTAGAACCTACTGCTCTTTCTACCGGTGTGCAAAATGAAACTCCAAAATCTCAAAAAAGACGACAAGCTGATGGTGTATCCGAATCCTGTAAAGGAAACCGCGACACTAAGCTTTGTACTGGATCACCGATCCACAGTCGACATCCAGGTTCTTGA
- a CDS encoding biopolymer transporter ExbD, with translation MHELEKPATSSGRHQRPRQKKSGIHIDSTPMADLAFLLLTFFILTTTFARLRTMDITMPVKGPPTLTPESRTITFLLSRNDHIFWYSGSGDNLSDTSLHPTDHSRLHTGIPFLLATRNQVLLQKIRLLNDSVKNGLIENIPELITSHLTQLKNSDSLGPIVLIKTNDDARYQNLVSMLNEMLRFSIPRYSIVELTAVEKQMLQKIENRDQTQ, from the coding sequence ATGCATGAACTTGAAAAGCCTGCAACCTCTTCCGGAAGGCATCAACGTCCGCGGCAAAAAAAATCCGGAATCCATATTGACAGTACACCGATGGCCGATCTGGCATTCCTTTTACTTACGTTCTTTATTTTGACCACCACTTTTGCCCGACTTCGAACCATGGATATCACCATGCCCGTAAAAGGTCCGCCTACACTTACTCCTGAATCACGCACGATTACTTTTCTGTTAAGCCGCAATGATCACATATTCTGGTATAGTGGCTCTGGCGACAATCTTTCAGACACTAGTTTGCATCCTACCGATCATTCAAGACTCCATACGGGAATTCCATTTCTTCTGGCAACCAGAAATCAGGTGCTGCTTCAAAAAATCCGTCTTTTGAATGATTCAGTAAAAAATGGTTTGATAGAAAATATTCCTGAGCTTATTACTTCTCATCTCACCCAATTAAAAAATAGCGATTCTCTGGGTCCAATTGTGCTGATCAAGACGAATGATGATGCACGCTATCAAAATCTGGTCAGTATGTTGAATGAGATGTTGCGGTTTAGTATACCACGTTATTCCATCGTGGAACTCACTGCGGTTGAAAAACAAATGCTACAGAAAATTGAAAACAGAGATCAGACTCAGTGA
- a CDS encoding DNA polymerase III subunit alpha produces MFLNTHTYFSFKYGTLSVEQLLAAAQRCGVRKLVLTDINNTSGVLDFIRLAPKYEVQPVVGIDFRIGARQLYIGIAKNNEGFHELNEFLTHCLRRGTNEIPDMPDLPPLLQNVHWIIPFERVIRTDFPALFPDLAKNTFHFFIGVKQNELSRIRFSAWKNRTKRMVILHPVTFNTPGDFNTHRLLRAVANNTLLSKVGAEELAGAEEVMITEQELCARYVEFPEIIRNTQELLEPCGIAFDYHESKNKRTFSGSKLLDREILRRETYKGLEYRYGKGSDEVRQRVDKELQMINELGFAPYFLINWDIVRYAQHKGYFYVGRGSGANSIVAYCLRITDVDPIDLDLYFERFINPFRTNPPDFDLDFSWKDRDELTDYIFRRHGREHVALLATYSTFQFNAIVRELGKVFGLPKAEIDAIAESRRHPDTPDRITQLIRLYSTRIVDFPSHLSIHAGGVLISEKPVTWYTATNMPPKGYPTTQFSMLEAEDVGLYKYDILSQRGLGHIKDTVEIVKRNRGIDIDIHNIAEFKQDETIKQLIRNGRCIGCFYVESPAMRMLLRKLRVDTYIQLVAASSIIRPGVAKSGMMREYILRTHDPVRRTYIHPLMKELMEETYGIMVYQEDVIKVAHHFAGLSLSEADVLRRGMSGKFRSREEFAKIRDKFFLCCKEKGYPETITTEVWRQIESFAGYSFSKGHSASYAVESYQSLYLKAHYPKEFMVGVINNFGGFYKTEFYVHEARMSGAVVHAPCVNKSEYVTSIQGDDIYLGFIHLAELEKKVVEQILEDRERNGAFGSLQDFTKRVSIAVEQLRILIRIGAFRFTGRTKKQLLWDIHILLGAQKKSEAKPELFDVGVKNFQLPELHHGTFDDAMDEIEILGFPLCSPFTLLRDPIASDLLAADLPKYVGKEISIVGYLVTIKYTSTVKRETMMFGTFLDRNGFFFDTTHFPKVVEQFPFRGRGTYLIKGKVDEEFGFCSLTVTALEKLETMSRDDRPVKAISTGEVIRSS; encoded by the coding sequence ATGTTCCTCAATACACACACCTATTTCAGCTTCAAATACGGAACGCTGAGCGTGGAGCAACTGCTCGCGGCGGCGCAGCGTTGTGGTGTGCGGAAATTGGTGCTCACGGATATCAATAATACTTCAGGTGTTCTGGATTTTATTCGTCTGGCCCCAAAGTATGAAGTGCAGCCGGTTGTTGGTATTGATTTCAGAATCGGAGCACGACAATTATATATTGGTATCGCGAAAAATAACGAAGGCTTTCACGAGCTGAATGAATTCCTCACCCATTGTCTGCGGAGAGGGACAAATGAAATTCCCGATATGCCGGATCTCCCTCCGCTATTACAGAACGTGCACTGGATCATTCCCTTTGAACGTGTGATCCGGACTGATTTTCCCGCGCTCTTTCCGGATCTCGCGAAGAACACATTTCATTTTTTTATCGGAGTAAAACAAAACGAACTTTCCCGCATTCGTTTTTCGGCCTGGAAAAACCGTACAAAGCGAATGGTTATTCTGCATCCGGTGACATTCAATACGCCCGGTGATTTTAATACGCATCGTTTGTTGCGCGCTGTGGCAAACAATACATTGCTGAGCAAAGTCGGAGCGGAGGAGCTGGCCGGCGCGGAAGAAGTGATGATCACGGAACAGGAGCTTTGCGCGCGTTATGTTGAATTTCCGGAAATCATTCGCAACACACAGGAATTACTGGAGCCTTGCGGCATCGCTTTCGATTATCACGAAAGTAAAAATAAACGGACATTCTCCGGGAGTAAATTGCTCGATCGCGAAATTCTCCGCCGTGAAACATACAAAGGTCTTGAATACCGCTATGGAAAAGGGAGCGATGAAGTACGGCAGCGTGTCGACAAGGAATTGCAGATGATCAACGAGCTGGGTTTCGCTCCATATTTTCTGATCAACTGGGACATCGTCCGCTACGCGCAACACAAAGGATATTTTTATGTCGGCCGCGGCAGCGGGGCGAACAGCATTGTCGCGTATTGTCTGCGCATCACCGATGTGGATCCGATCGATCTCGATCTCTACTTCGAGCGTTTCATCAATCCTTTTCGCACCAATCCTCCCGATTTCGATCTCGATTTTTCCTGGAAAGACCGCGATGAACTCACCGATTATATTTTCCGTCGTCATGGCCGCGAACATGTGGCTTTGCTCGCGACGTATTCTACGTTTCAGTTCAATGCCATCGTACGCGAGCTCGGAAAAGTTTTCGGTCTGCCCAAAGCGGAGATCGATGCCATTGCCGAAAGCCGCCGGCATCCCGATACTCCCGATCGTATTACACAGCTCATTCGTTTGTACTCGACACGCATCGTCGACTTCCCCAGTCACCTGAGCATTCATGCCGGTGGTGTACTGATCTCGGAGAAACCGGTCACCTGGTACACCGCTACCAATATGCCGCCAAAAGGTTATCCCACCACACAGTTCAGTATGCTCGAAGCGGAGGATGTCGGTTTGTATAAATATGATATTCTCAGTCAGCGCGGACTGGGCCATATCAAAGACACTGTCGAAATTGTTAAACGTAACCGTGGTATCGATATCGACATTCACAACATCGCGGAGTTCAAGCAGGATGAAACAATCAAACAACTCATCCGCAACGGACGTTGCATCGGATGTTTTTATGTGGAATCTCCTGCCATGCGAATGTTGCTCAGAAAGCTTCGTGTCGATACCTATATCCAATTGGTAGCGGCGAGTTCTATCATTCGTCCGGGTGTAGCGAAATCGGGGATGATGCGTGAATACATTTTACGCACACACGATCCCGTGCGGCGTACCTATATCCATCCACTCATGAAAGAGCTGATGGAAGAAACCTACGGCATCATGGTCTACCAGGAAGACGTGATCAAAGTAGCGCATCACTTCGCAGGACTCTCGCTCTCGGAAGCCGATGTGCTGCGCAGGGGAATGTCAGGAAAGTTTCGTTCACGCGAGGAGTTCGCGAAGATCCGCGATAAATTTTTTCTCTGTTGCAAAGAGAAAGGTTATCCCGAGACGATTACCACGGAGGTGTGGCGACAGATCGAGAGTTTCGCCGGTTATTCTTTTTCCAAAGGGCATTCCGCTTCCTATGCGGTAGAAAGCTACCAGAGTTTGTACCTCAAGGCGCATTACCCGAAGGAGTTCATGGTGGGAGTGATCAATAATTTCGGAGGATTTTACAAGACAGAGTTTTATGTACACGAAGCCCGTATGTCAGGCGCGGTGGTGCATGCGCCTTGCGTCAACAAGAGTGAATACGTGACTTCGATTCAGGGAGACGATATTTATCTTGGTTTCATTCACCTCGCCGAGCTGGAGAAAAAAGTAGTAGAACAAATTCTCGAAGACAGGGAACGCAACGGTGCCTTTGGCAGTCTGCAGGATTTTACAAAACGCGTAAGCATTGCCGTGGAACAGCTCCGCATCCTGATCCGCATCGGCGCTTTTCGTTTCACGGGCCGCACGAAGAAGCAGTTGCTCTGGGACATTCACATTCTCCTTGGCGCGCAGAAAAAATCAGAAGCCAAACCGGAACTCTTTGATGTGGGCGTGAAAAATTTTCAGCTGCCCGAATTACATCACGGCACCTTCGATGACGCGATGGATGAAATCGAAATCCTCGGCTTTCCCCTGTGTTCGCCTTTTACATTGCTCCGCGATCCCATTGCCAGCGATCTTCTCGCCGCGGATCTTCCGAAATATGTAGGGAAAGAAATTAGTATCGTCGGCTACCTGGTCACCATTAAATATACCAGCACGGTCAAACGCGAGACCATGATGTTCGGAACTTTTCTCGATCGCAATGGATTTTTTTTCGACACGACTCATTTTCCAAAAGTAGTGGAGCAGTTCCCTTTCCGGGGCCGCGGCACCTATCTCATCAAAGGAAAAGTAGACGAAGAATTCGGTTTCTGCAGTCTCACGGTCACCGCTCTCGAAAAACTTGAAACCATGAGCCGTGATGACCGGCCGGTGAAAGCAATTTCTACAGGAGAAGTAATCCGATCCTCATGA
- a CDS encoding DUF2569 family protein has translation MVNYFQRSTKYFVACVSLAFVCFFFFNNDCLAQGDPVLRRPVPSWVKPVEVTKGEKIATTDVSNGYVYVLYDIQTNCETKETFIHQARKILNDKGVENGSELNFDIDPSYEKCIFHKLTVTRDGVVMDRTKEVKFKSVHPESRLNNHIYDGEIQAVAFLDDIRKGDLIDYAYSFSGFNPVFNGKFSRTMYFEGSDIIPGIYQRILISEKRKLNLREYLNPPKAEISTSGGLTEYIWQKENIPAKREEARIPSWYEANTLVQVSEFGTWKELKSWAENLFADATPSSKALKNKLDEIREKFPQKEDQLIAVLRFVQNEIRYTGIETGEYAHKPQAANTVFSQRYGDCKGKAVLFCRMLNELHIEAYPALVDAYVKGHVDELLPSPEDFNHCIALVHFRDSAYWFDATATSQGGKLGSVYCPDYGKALVIGDTNTTLTEIPSSQSGRTHAEELFIVGDTLQLTKLFVTTTYTGEDADQQRETFAGSSLDEIKENYLNYYGTIYNEISAVKSIQVMDDTLNNVLVTVESYEIGKMWEKEDSTKEKYRAVFSAAIFHEKFYDPGSVARTMPIGLAYPVNLTQTIKIVTPGRWNIIEEKVDSDYPWFKAGYEAAYSGDTVVLNYKYKAISSFVPVADVPAYTSAVQKATANENYSLSWNPGIAETNSGNINWTMITLSIVFVVLFIVLARIINKRDLPVENNFAPLPIGGWLFVVILGLVLTPLRLFVEIVSSPFFNNSIWTAVTDKASAAYHPLYGPLLTFELVGNLFTICMAAFTLYLLLGRRTIFPRAMIIYLSSYLVFLLIDSVMGNFIPAIAENSADETSSQTVIRSIVYSAIWIPYMLFSSRVKQTFLLTYGKSEDDYFVPVSPDSNVVEPAALPTMPAELTRPEENTPDIGEKNKDA, from the coding sequence ATGGTAAATTATTTTCAGCGCAGCACTAAATATTTTGTCGCATGCGTCAGTCTGGCTTTTGTGTGTTTCTTCTTTTTCAACAACGATTGTTTAGCCCAGGGCGATCCGGTACTTCGTCGTCCTGTGCCTTCCTGGGTAAAGCCTGTTGAAGTAACCAAGGGTGAAAAGATCGCGACCACCGATGTTAGCAATGGGTATGTGTATGTGCTCTACGATATTCAAACCAATTGTGAAACAAAGGAAACATTCATACACCAGGCGAGAAAAATCCTCAATGATAAAGGTGTTGAAAATGGTTCTGAATTAAATTTTGATATCGATCCTTCCTATGAAAAATGTATTTTCCATAAGCTTACCGTGACACGCGATGGTGTCGTCATGGATAGGACAAAAGAAGTAAAGTTTAAGTCCGTGCATCCGGAGTCAAGGTTGAACAATCACATCTATGACGGAGAAATTCAAGCTGTTGCTTTTCTGGACGATATTCGTAAAGGTGATTTGATAGATTATGCATATTCATTTTCCGGTTTTAATCCTGTGTTTAACGGGAAATTTTCCCGTACAATGTATTTTGAAGGGTCTGATATCATTCCTGGAATCTATCAACGTATACTTATTTCGGAAAAGCGAAAACTGAATTTACGTGAATACCTGAATCCTCCTAAAGCAGAAATCTCCACATCGGGTGGTTTGACGGAATATATCTGGCAAAAGGAAAACATCCCTGCGAAACGGGAAGAGGCACGGATTCCTTCCTGGTACGAAGCGAATACACTCGTGCAGGTTTCTGAATTCGGGACCTGGAAAGAACTGAAATCATGGGCTGAAAATTTGTTTGCGGATGCAACCCCGTCCTCAAAAGCGTTGAAAAACAAACTCGACGAAATCAGGGAGAAGTTTCCTCAAAAGGAAGATCAGTTGATCGCGGTTTTGCGTTTTGTTCAGAATGAAATTCGTTACACAGGAATTGAAACCGGCGAATATGCCCATAAGCCACAGGCAGCCAACACGGTTTTTAGTCAGCGCTATGGAGATTGCAAAGGAAAGGCTGTACTCTTTTGCAGAATGCTGAATGAATTGCACATCGAGGCTTACCCGGCGCTTGTCGATGCTTACGTCAAGGGCCATGTCGATGAGTTGCTTCCTTCCCCGGAGGATTTTAATCACTGTATCGCGCTTGTTCATTTTCGCGATTCCGCGTATTGGTTTGATGCAACCGCAACAAGTCAGGGTGGAAAACTTGGTTCAGTTTATTGTCCGGACTACGGAAAGGCTCTTGTAATTGGAGATACCAATACAACACTCACTGAAATTCCTTCATCGCAGTCCGGCCGGACTCATGCAGAAGAATTATTTATTGTAGGGGATACCTTGCAGCTTACAAAATTGTTTGTGACTACAACATATACCGGAGAAGACGCGGATCAACAACGTGAAACTTTTGCAGGATCAAGTCTGGATGAAATCAAAGAGAATTACCTGAATTATTATGGCACTATCTATAATGAAATCAGTGCGGTGAAATCGATCCAGGTGATGGACGATACGTTGAACAATGTGCTCGTCACCGTAGAGAGTTATGAAATCGGTAAAATGTGGGAGAAGGAGGATAGCACCAAAGAGAAATACCGAGCTGTTTTTTCTGCCGCAATTTTCCATGAAAAATTTTATGATCCGGGTTCTGTCGCACGCACGATGCCGATCGGTTTGGCGTATCCTGTGAACCTTACTCAGACAATAAAAATAGTAACGCCGGGTCGCTGGAATATCATCGAAGAAAAAGTTGATTCTGATTACCCGTGGTTCAAAGCCGGTTATGAGGCTGCCTATAGCGGTGATACGGTTGTATTAAATTATAAATACAAAGCGATTTCATCTTTTGTTCCTGTCGCTGATGTTCCGGCGTATACAAGCGCGGTTCAAAAGGCTACAGCGAATGAAAATTATTCGCTCTCCTGGAACCCAGGCATTGCGGAAACAAATTCAGGGAATATTAACTGGACAATGATTACGCTTTCTATTGTATTCGTCGTTTTGTTTATTGTCCTCGCCAGGATCATCAACAAACGTGATCTTCCTGTTGAAAATAACTTCGCACCACTCCCGATAGGTGGCTGGTTGTTTGTTGTCATCCTGGGGTTGGTTCTAACCCCTTTGAGACTGTTCGTTGAAATTGTATCCAGTCCGTTTTTTAATAATTCCATCTGGACAGCTGTCACTGACAAGGCCAGTGCGGCATATCATCCGCTTTATGGACCGCTACTTACTTTTGAACTGGTTGGTAATTTGTTTACGATTTGCATGGCCGCGTTCACTTTGTATTTGCTTCTTGGAAGACGTACCATTTTTCCCAGAGCGATGATTATTTATTTGTCATCTTATCTTGTCTTTCTTTTAATTGATTCAGTGATGGGGAATTTTATTCCGGCCATTGCTGAAAATTCTGCTGATGAAACAAGTTCTCAAACCGTCATACGCTCGATTGTTTATTCAGCGATCTGGATCCCTTACATGCTTTTTTCTTCACGGGTGAAGCAAACATTTCTATTGACTTATGGAAAATCGGAGGATGATTATTTTGTTCCTGTTTCTCCGGATTCCAACGTTGTGGAACCCGCTGCTCTCCCTACAATGCCAGCCGAACTTACCCGACCGGAAGAAAACACTCCTGATATCGGCGAAAAAAATAAGGATGCTTAG